One Gordonia pseudamarae genomic window, CGTTCCGGTCCGGACCACCGCACCGGTCTGGGGTGTCGGGTTCTGGGGTGTCGGGTTCTGGGGTGTCGGGGGTTGGGCCGCAACCGGAACCGCGACCGGCACCGTCGGCCGCACATGGAGCGGCGCCGGCGAATGTGATGCTGCCCGCATCCCCACCGCCACACCACCGGCCGGGCCTGCCATCATCGTCGGACCACGCCACAGCGGTACGGGCTGGTGCCCGATCTGCTCGCGCGGTACCGGAGGACTGGGCGCCGGATGGTACGGGGGCACCTGCTGGGACACATGCCCGTGCGGCGCCGATCGCACAACCGGGGCGGTATGTACCGGCGGACCGGGCACGGAGACCTGCTGTGGCCGAACCGGAGGAGTCGGCATCGGCGGCCGGGCGAATTGCGCCGCGTCGTAAGGACTGTGCGGCGGCGGCCCGGACGGGGGCAGGTGGAACGCGGGCGGCGGCACGGACCGGCGGCGCCTGCGCAGCCAGATGACGACCAGCATCACGACGATCACCGCGGCAAGCACGCCGGCCAGCACCACCTGCCAGGCCCACACCGACCGCCGGTCCTCCGGTTCCGGTTGCGCCAGAACAACATTGTTTGCCGACAGATACGTCCGCAGGGCCAGGTTGTCGGTGATGAAGTTGAAGCTGTCGTTCTCCTCCGGCAGCGAGTTGCCCGACGAGTTGGTGCCGATCACCTCGCCCCTGGCGTTGACGGTGGGCCCACCGGACATACCGCTGCCCATCGTCGCCGAGACCTCGGTACGGGTGATTCCGGAAACGTCGACCTGCCGGGACGACACGGTTCCGGTCTTGTACGACGGCTGCGGCACCGCGGCACCGCCCGCGTTCGCGCGCACCGCACCGGGAAATCCGACGCTCACCACGTCGTCACCTGGAGTGGGCGTCCTACCGGAGATCACGAGGGGCGACAATTCCCGTACCGGAGCCACCTTGAGAATGGCGTTGTCACCGGCCGTGAACTCCTGAAAGTCCACCACGTGGGCGTCGGCCCACGATCGCAACACCTGACCGGTACCGGCCGGTTGCCGCACCGACACCTCCACCACCGGCCCGGCGGTCTTCTCATCACCCCGGATCAGCCACTCCTGGGCAACGGCCACCTGATACCAGTTGCGCACCCATTCACTGCCCTTGCCCAGTACCTGCGCGGCCTCGGCCAGCAACTTCATCCGCAGTGCGTTGTGGATCTCCTTGTCGGCGCCGTTGACGCAATGCCCCGCGGTGACGATGTAGCCGCGCGGATCGACCACATATCCCGTGCACTGTCCGGCAACCACGTACGAATCCGACCATTGCGTACCGGCTTCGGTGGACATCCTCACCTGTCCGATGAACTGGGTCCTGATGAAGACGAGCGAAGCGCCCACCTTCTCGACCACCGCCGCGTTTCCCTCGTCCGCCGCGGCCACCACACACCACGACCCGTTGAGGCCCGCCAGCAACAGCCCCGACACCAGAACAACACCCACGATCCTGCGTAGCACGCAGCCCCCCTCGTCCCGGCGCCGATCGGCGGCGCCGCCCCCGGTCACCCCGCGGGTACGGTCACGCGAAGTGCGCGAACCCGGCCCGCTGGTCCCAGACCGTACCCGACGGTCGGGCGCCTGTCAGCGACGGACGCGACCACCTGTGGATAGCCGCCCCGCTCCCGAACACCGGGTCACGCGGTCACCTGGGCTCCGGTGTACCCCGGTCCTCCTCGTCGAGCGCACTCACCGTGATGCCGTAAGGCAGGAAACGTACCTTGCGCAGCGGATCGGTGTTGCGGGCGTTGGCGCGCAGCGCGTCCAGTTCGGTGGCGTACACCTGCTCGACGCGAGCACCGCCGCCGTCGTCGACGACGAACACCGCCCACACCCCCGACCCGGTGTCGCCGGTGGTCTCCGGTTCGGGCGCGGGTGCGGTGTGCGGCGCCCTGGGCGCGAATCCGGACTCGAACATCGCCGACCACGCCGCCGGCGCGCCCTTGCTCTCGAACAGCCGCCCGACCACCTCACGCAATTCTTCGCCGGCCTCCCGCGCGAAACGATCGAAGTCCTCGGGGCCGAAACCGAACGGACCGTTGTTCCAGTTGTTGCCTGCCATGATCACATCCCTTGTGTGGGCACCGACGCCTTGTGCCGGGCGCTGCCCTCCAGTGTCCACACCCGGCACCGGGCCCGCCACCGTCACCGTCGCCGATACCGGCGGACGCCCGGGTCAGGCCGGACGGCCGTGGCCCGCGCCGGGTGCGGCCTGCACCAGCCGCCGGGAATCGTCGATGTGGGCGGTCAGCACCGCGCGTGCGGTGTCCAGGTCACCGGCCCGCAGCGCGTCGACGATCACCAGATGGTCCTCGACGATCATCCGTGTCCTGCCCGGTGTCGGATAGTCCAGCAGCCATACGCCGCGGATCTTCTTCTGGACCGCCACCAGCGCCTCGGCCAGGGCGCCGTTGCCCGAGGCGGCGAGCAGCGCCACGTGGAAGCGGTCGTCGGCCAGCACGAAGTCGATGTCGGCCCCGACATCGCCGCCACCGGGTTCCGCACGCATCGCCCGCCACCGGTCGGCCTCCACCGCGAGCACGGCCGGATCGTGCGCCCGGGACAGCCCTGCGCGGACCCGGTCCAGGCCCGCGACCTCGATGAGTGCCCGCGCGTCGTAGTACTCGGCCAGCCCGTCGGCCGGCGACCGCACCGGATACAGCATGGTGCCGCGCCGTTCGACCAGCCCGTCGGAGATGAGCCGGACCAGTGCCTCGCGCACCGGGGTACGCGAGGCACGATATCGTTCGGCCAGGCGCTCCTCGCCCAGTGTTGCTCCCGGGCCGAACTCACCGGCCGCGAGATCCTTGCTCAGTTCTCGATAGATGCGTTGCGACAAGGGCTCTCGCCGCCGCACACGCTTCTTGTCCGTGGTCCCCGACATCTCACC contains:
- a CDS encoding S1 family peptidase, encoding MLRRIVGVVLVSGLLLAGLNGSWCVVAAADEGNAAVVEKVGASLVFIRTQFIGQVRMSTEAGTQWSDSYVVAGQCTGYVVDPRGYIVTAGHCVNGADKEIHNALRMKLLAEAAQVLGKGSEWVRNWYQVAVAQEWLIRGDEKTAGPVVEVSVRQPAGTGQVLRSWADAHVVDFQEFTAGDNAILKVAPVRELSPLVISGRTPTPGDDVVSVGFPGAVRANAGGAAVPQPSYKTGTVSSRQVDVSGITRTEVSATMGSGMSGGPTVNARGEVIGTNSSGNSLPEENDSFNFITDNLALRTYLSANNVVLAQPEPEDRRSVWAWQVVLAGVLAAVIVVMLVVIWLRRRRRSVPPPAFHLPPSGPPPHSPYDAAQFARPPMPTPPVRPQQVSVPGPPVHTAPVVRSAPHGHVSQQVPPYHPAPSPPVPREQIGHQPVPLWRGPTMMAGPAGGVAVGMRAASHSPAPLHVRPTVPVAVPVAAQPPTPQNPTPQNPTPQTGAVVRTGTPQAAAVPGGRPPEVSLRQATADNDPGPTIVGPTIVGPTAVIALPANPAAAEPDR
- a CDS encoding GntR family transcriptional regulator, whose translation is MSGTTDKKRVRRREPLSQRIYRELSKDLAAGEFGPGATLGEERLAERYRASRTPVREALVRLISDGLVERRGTMLYPVRSPADGLAEYYDARALIEVAGLDRVRAGLSRAHDPAVLAVEADRWRAMRAEPGGGDVGADIDFVLADDRFHVALLAASGNGALAEALVAVQKKIRGVWLLDYPTPGRTRMIVEDHLVIVDALRAGDLDTARAVLTAHIDDSRRLVQAAPGAGHGRPA